Proteins from a single region of Mucilaginibacter daejeonensis:
- the tig gene encoding trigger factor codes for MNISQEKKDNLNAVIKININAEDYQARVDKAIKEQAKKAQIPGFRKGMVPSSHIKRMYGKSILVDEINNLLSDTLNNYLNEQQLEVLGQPLPQVDDSKIYNWDFADNFEFNYEVGLAPEFTVDINSQDKLTSYKIKVDDETLASRIQNLRKSYGKMTNPDVSADGDVLYGELVQLSPDGSVFEGGISNTASVRLDQITDADIKASLIGLKKGDVVTLDIQKAFNNDAAKVAGLLKIDEAEAVDLKSNFQLTVKNVNRLEEADLDQAFFDKILGEGTVTTEEEFRAKITEELENMMVQDADNKLQGEMYNYVLSKVNFELPDEFLKRWLKATNEKLSDEELAGGYDDFAKNLKWTLIGNKIVKDNDIKIEYTDVLDLAKARIDAQFRMYSPQPISEEQLGQYAVQFLQDKENANRIFEEAKSLKVFDHLKSVVTLDNKEMTFDEFSKLPA; via the coding sequence ATGAATATATCACAGGAAAAGAAAGATAACCTTAACGCGGTCATCAAGATCAACATCAACGCCGAGGATTACCAGGCACGAGTAGATAAAGCCATTAAAGAACAAGCCAAGAAAGCGCAGATCCCTGGTTTTCGTAAAGGCATGGTGCCGTCATCGCACATCAAACGCATGTATGGTAAAAGCATTTTGGTTGATGAGATCAATAACCTGTTATCAGATACCCTTAATAACTACCTTAACGAGCAGCAGCTTGAAGTGTTAGGTCAGCCATTGCCACAAGTTGACGATAGCAAGATCTACAACTGGGACTTTGCCGATAACTTCGAGTTCAACTATGAAGTGGGCCTCGCTCCTGAATTTACTGTTGACATCAACTCTCAAGATAAGCTGACCAGCTACAAGATCAAGGTTGATGACGAAACGTTAGCATCACGCATTCAAAACCTGCGCAAAAGCTATGGTAAAATGACAAACCCTGACGTATCGGCAGATGGTGACGTGCTTTATGGCGAGTTAGTGCAACTTTCACCTGATGGTTCTGTTTTTGAAGGTGGTATCAGCAATACAGCTTCTGTACGTTTAGACCAGATCACTGACGCGGATATCAAAGCTTCATTGATCGGGCTTAAAAAAGGCGATGTAGTGACCCTTGATATTCAGAAAGCATTTAACAATGACGCTGCTAAAGTAGCTGGCTTGTTAAAGATCGACGAAGCTGAAGCAGTTGATCTGAAGTCTAACTTCCAACTGACCGTTAAGAACGTTAACCGTTTAGAGGAAGCTGACCTGGATCAGGCGTTCTTTGATAAGATATTAGGTGAAGGTACGGTGACCACTGAAGAGGAGTTCCGTGCTAAGATCACCGAAGAACTGGAGAACATGATGGTACAAGACGCCGACAATAAACTGCAAGGCGAAATGTACAATTATGTATTGAGCAAAGTGAACTTTGAATTGCCTGACGAGTTCTTGAAGCGCTGGTTAAAAGCCACCAACGAAAAGTTGAGCGACGAGGAATTAGCAGGTGGTTATGATGATTTTGCTAAGAACCTGAAATGGACGCTGATCGGCAACAAGATCGTTAAAGATAACGACATCAAGATCGAATACACCGATGTGTTGGATCTTGCTAAAGCCCGTATCGATGCTCAGTTCCGTATGTACAGCCCACAGCCTATCAGCGAGGAGCAATTGGGTCAGTACGCGGTACAGTTCCTGCAAGATAAAGAGAATGCTAACCGCATTTTTGAAGAAGCCAAATCACTGAAAGTGTTCGATCACCTGAAGAGTGTGGTGACACTTGACAACAAAGAGATGACTTTTGACGAGTTCAGCAAATTGCCAGCGTAA